The DNA region CTAGTTTTTTCACAAATTACATGTGCATTTTTATCTGTTTAGTTTAATCTTATTTAATATTAATTGTAACTGATTATGCATTTGTATGGGCATCTACAATATCACGACATTGTTTAGCAGCTTCTACAGGGTCATCAGCATTTGCAATGCCGCCACCAACAATAATTAAATCAGGATTTTCTGCAACAATATCTTTAATTGTATCTGGTTTAATACCACCTGCGACTGCTACTTTAGAATTACTAATTACAGATTTAACTTTACGTAAACTTTCTAAAGGAGATTGACCTTCAGCTTGTAAGTCATAACCAGTATGAACAGCGATATAATCTGCGTCTAAATCATCTAAATCTTGTACTGCAATCATAGCTACTAATTTTAGAAAAGTAATCGTTTAAGATTAAGTGAATTACAAAATACACTACCTTATATCAATCAGCGTATGTTAATAAGAAAACTTCGAGAATTAGAGCAAGACAAAATCATTGAAAGAACTGTCTAACCAGTAGTTCCCCCTAAAGTAGGTTGTAAATTGAATGAAATAGAATTAAACCTTGATAAACTAGTTTCTTCAATTTGTAGTTAGAGCATTGACTTTCTAGATACAATTAAAAGTAATAATCATAGGTATTAACATAAGTAATCGTTATTAGAAATTATTATGCCTTTTTATTAAATTTAGTTACTAAACAAGCGACTTCAAATATTAAGTGAAATCATTCTCATATACCAAGTAAAGTGACAAATAAACATTGAAATTTCATTTTTCAACTATCTAAATTAATTTACTCTAGTAGTACTTTTTTAAAAATGTCTTTTCAAAATTCATGAGCTGATACATAAATTTTTCAAAATCTTCTCTAACAAAACAACTTAACAAAAGTAACTTTATTTCTTTTGTTAAGTTTATTTTCATTTCTTTTAATAAGCGTTCTCCATTATGCGTCAAACTCAATAATTTAGTACGTTTATCATTCGAATAAACTCGTTGCACATAACCTTTGCTTTCTAACTTCTTAACACGTTTTGATGCAGCTGTCTTATAAGTACGTTGCTTATTTGCTAAGTCGTTAATCGATACTTTTTCATTATGCTGAATAAAATACATTGTTTCTATTTGTTCATAAGATAAGTAACGACCTGGTTCCAATTCTTTAACCATGTTAGTAATTGCTTTATTAATATTCGCTGTAGCATCATAGAATTGGTTAATTATTATTTCTAAGTTTCCCTCTTTATGCTCCATATTAACCTTCCTTACTAAACTATCGTTTTTCAACCATCATTGATTTTTTAAAAATTAAATATTACTTATTATAAGCATAATAACTTTATTCCATTACATCACTTTCTTCAGCTTTTTCAGTTGCTTTTCTCATCAGTGGATCAGTAATTGGTTTAAAGATAACACCAATTAATAAAAATCCTATACCAAATAATGAAAGTATCACTAATTTTTTAGTTAAAATTTCAGGTACAGGTCCTCCAACTGCTTCTCTTAAAGCATCTATTGAATAAGAGAAAGGTAAATAAGGGTGAATGACTTGGAAGAACTCTGGTGTAACTTGGATAGGGAAGGTTCCTCCACCACCTGCTATTTGTAGTACAAGGAAGATGATTGCAATTGCTTTCCCTGGATTTCCTAACAATGACACTAAAGTATACACAATTGAAATAAATACAAGTGATGAGAATACTGATATAGCAATAAACCATACAACAGATTCAACTTGCGCTTTCAGTATCACCATATCTCCAATTGATACGATGAGTGCTTGGATAATACCCAACGTGTAAAACAACCCACTCTTTCCTAGATAAATTTCTCTTGTCGTTAGATGTGGCTCTAATGATTTATGTTTATTATCTGTCGTTAATAAACTTACTAGTAATAAAGCTCCTACCCATATTGCTAATGCTGTGTAAAATGGTGTGCTTGCTGAACCGTAGTCTTTCACAGGAAATATGTCTTTTTGATCTATATTAATTGGATTTGCGATTACATTAGCTTGTTTTTTCAAATCATTTTTCAATAAGTCTACCATTTTATCCACTGCATCGTCGTCTTCAATCTCGTCAAATAGTTTGTTCGCTTTAGCCAGATCTTTTTCAACATCTGGTAATTGATTACGTGCAAAATCTGCCAAATTGTGCAAGCTTTCTTTTGCACGTGGTTGATTTGTATCTAAAATATCTACCAAATTATCATAGCGATTAAACAGTGTAGGTATTGTATTGTTCACAGTTGCTGTTGTATCAGATAACTGTTGTTCTAAACCTGGCAAGTCATTTTCAATAAATGATGCTGCGTTAGAAACACTTTGTTTAAATTGTGGATAATAATTTTGAGCAATAGACATTGCATCCATATATCTTTGCTCAATGACTGGTAGTGCACTTTGAATCGTCTCAACTCTATCCTTACCAGTAGTTAAAATACTTTCTCCTGAATTTATAACTTGATCAATTGTGTTTAATTTCGATTGAACAGTTGATAGTTTTATATCGCCGTCATCTAATAATGACATCACATCATTAGATACATCTAATAATTTTTGGTTTAGTTCTGACTTAATATAGTTTCTTAAATCATCTAAGCTACTATTCACGCGTGGAATTTCTTTAAGTAATTCTACTGCTTCTTCTTTACCAGAACTTCCATTCGAAAGTGCTTCACTAAGTTGATTTTGTGTCTTAATTAAATTATTAATTCTATTATTTGCTGACTCTAATTCCTTAATCTCATCAGAAAGATCTACCTTTTCTCTATCTTCAAGCTCTGATAATATATCTATAAACTTTTGATTGGACTTACTTGTTACTTCAAGCCTAGATTTAATATTATCTAAAGTTTCTTTGAAATCTTTTGGCTTATCTGTAGATATAATACCGTAAGTGACATTTTTTAGCGCATTAATATCTTCTTGACTACTTTCCGCTTGTTTGTCGGTATAATTGGATAAAGATAATAATGATTTTGATAGTGAAGATTCCATTGCGCTTACATCTTCACTACTTATTGCTGTTCCATTTTGATTATTTCCAGCATTGTCGCTATTACTATTACTTATTTGCGAAGTTTTAATATTTGAATAACTATCTGACCCTTTAGAACTTTGCTGCTCAGTTTCAACATTTTCTTGTAATCGATTATTAGCATTTTGATTTGCTTCTTGTGCATTATCAACGACTTCTTGATAGCCTTCGACACGCTGTTGCACTGCAGGTAAATATCCTTGCGCTTCATTCAGGCCTTGTAACCCTGCGTCAACCCCTGCGCTTGCAAGGTCTACACCACGATTAATTTTTGGAAAAGCTTCTGGTACATCATTAGATGCAACATTCAAGGCATTCTCAATATTTGGCATGTAGTCATTTAATGCCAATATCAATTTAGCTCGCTCATTTAATGTCGGAATGGCCGCATTAACTTGGTTTAATTTATCTGCAGCATCTATAACCTCACCTTTATGATTTCCTAACGCTCTAAATTCATCAGCATAATTGTCAATTTCATCCTGATTTTCATCTAAATATATTATTTTATCAGCAAAATCATTAATTTTGGGTATAGAATCATTAGCTTTAGATACTGCATCTTCAATTTTATTTATGGTTGGAATTTCTTCCTCAAGTTTCACGCCAAGTCGATTTGCTTCATCTAATAATGCTTTTGTTACTGTCTCATTAAATTGTTCATTTGCTTTTTGAACAATGGCACTCGTCCCTGCATTTGTCATTTTAGGCGCAATCGCATTAAGTTTTTGATTCACTTTGTATTCTACGTCTGCTTGCTGTGGGTTTTTTCGAAGTGTGCCGGTAATTTGGTGTGTAAACTTCTCTGGTATGTAAATGGCCGCGTAATAATCGCCCATCTTCAAATCATGATCGGCTTTTTTTCGACTTACAAATTGCCAATCAAAGTTATCATCTTTCTTTAGTTTATTGGTGATTTTATTGCCCACGTTCACATTTTTATCTTTAACTGTATCTCCCTTATCCTCATTTACAACAGCCACTTTAATATTTTTAGTATTACCGTATGGATCCCATGTCGCTTCTAAGTTAAACCAAGCATAAAAAGAAGGAAGAAGTGCTAAACCTCCTAAAATCACTAAAACAGCAGGCGTCTTAGCAATCTTTTTCAAATCCATTACAAATAATTTTATTGCGTTCTTCATTTATACACCTCTAAAACTGTATCTATTGATTTTTCTTACATAAATTTAAAATTACTATTTGTTAATTTCATATAAGTTGATATACTGAATGCATTAACAAAGTCTATTCATTTTATAGTTGATATGTATCAACTAAATCTAAGTCTGTTTACAGTGTACCAAGACAAACCATAGTTTGTACATAGCAAAATAATATATTTTAGAAAAGAGGTATTTTCATGAAGCAACAAAAATTATTAGTCTGTTTGCTTTCAACTTCTTTACTTATTCCATCATTTTCTATCAACGATGTTAGTGCCGAATCTTTAGAAAAAAGTGCCACAACTTCTGAATCAAATGACGTGTATAAGGAAAAAGATGAGGAGCAAGCTAAGCAATCACATTCATCAAAAAATGGAAATGATGAAAAGAATAAAGCTAGTGATGAAAAGGAAAATAGTGAACGCAAGAGTAAGTTAAATAGTACAAAAGATGAAAGGACTACAGAAGATATTAATAATAAAAGACATAAAACTTCTGATAATAAATCATCCAATGAAAAAATACCAAGTTCATTTGAAAATTCATTTAATGATTCATCGTCTTATGATAGTTTGAATGTTTTCAAGCCAGAACCTTTTAGGAGTGACAAGGATGGGCTATCTGAATTATTAAATCAACTGTTCTCTAATAATAAAATGAAACAAACTTCTACTATAGAGAATAACGATGTACAAAACGAGAAGAATGACAGTCACAATGATAATACATCTATAGATCAAATAAATCCAAATACGACATATTCGGATGATAGTGACGAATCAAATACTAACAATTTAGAAAAGAATAGTGATAAGGGTTCACTACAAGATGACATTGATGATGTACAGTCATCTGAGAAGTCAGAGAACGATGATATAGATAATAAGTCTGAATCAAACAAACTTCCAGTTGATAAAAATCAAAAAAAAGATGATGGTGAGTCAAAACAATCCTCCCAACAAGATCAATCTTATGAAGAAGCAAATAATGATGCTGATAATCTAGACAACAAAGATAATGACACACCTGCTACTGAAAACGATAATGCCAACAGTGATAACGAAAATGCTGATAAATCAGATACAAAATCTGACGATAAAGTATTAGATGCAATTTTAGACGAGTATAGTGAAGATGCTAAAAATAATAAAAAACAATATGATGCTCAAAAAGATGATTTATCAAATGGAAATAGTAAAAGTAAGAAAAATAATTCTGAAAAACAGGCATCGAATACAAATGCTAACCCTCAATTACCGTCTGAATCACAATTAGCTAAAAAAGAAAAGCCAGCTCAATCATTTGAAAACGACATAAACCAATCAAACATCAGATCTACTGCAACTTTCCAACAATTGCCAAATTTATCGGATGATAATAACAATTCTAACGATATAACAATTACTGAAAGTAAAAATACACGAGATTTTATTAAAACAGTTGCACAAGACGCTCACGACATAGGTCAAGATGAAGATATTTATGCATCTGTTATGATTGCCCAAGCCATATTAGAATCTGACTCAGGCACTAGCGATCTTGCTAGTTCACCCCATTTCAATTTATTTGGAATAAAAGGAGCTTATGAAGGTCAGTCGGCTACATTTAATACACTCGAAGATAATGGCAACCATACGTTCCAAATTTCAGCAAACTTCCGCAGCTATCCAAGCAAAAAAGAATCATTGGAAGATTATGCCAATTTAATCAAACACGGCATCGATGGTAACCAGGACATTTATAAACCAACATGGAAAAGTGAAGCTTATAGTTACCGTTCAGCAACAATGCATTTGGCTACCACATACGCGACTGATTCACAATACGCGGACAAATTAAATAGTATTATCAACCACTATGACTTAACACAGTTTGATAATAAAAAAATGCCTGATTTAGATAACTACAAAGCGAACAAGGATGATTATGATTCAGCCTTCAAACCATTTTCAGAAACAACAAATGACTCTCCTTATCCTCATGGGCAATGTACATGGTATGTTTATAATCGCATGGCACAGTTCGACAAATATGTGAGTGGTGATTTAGGCGACGCACGAAACTGGAATAATCGAGCAGAAAGAAAAGATTATGCTGTTTCTTCAACACCAAAAGCTCACACTGCCGTTGTATTTGAGGCAGGTCAACAAGGGGCAGACCAGATCTACGGTCATGTAGCTTTTGTAGAAAAAGTTAACGATGATGGTTCTATCGTTATATCAGAATCAAACATTAAAGGACTTGGTATCGTTTCTTATAGAACAATTGATGCAGATGCTGCAACTGAATTGAGTTACATTACAGGTAATAACTAGTAAATTTAAATATTCCTTTTATTTTCTTTATTAAAGTGTTTAATTTAGCTTTTATTCATTCAAAATACAAATGCTCCATTCAAAGTTCCACTTACTAGTGTTCACTTTGAATGGAGCATTTTCAATATACTATATAAATTAACTCGTACTAAAATACGTTATAATTTAATATTTACAATTTTTCGATTTATTTCGTTTGATGAACCATATTAATCCACCACCTATAATGAAAAGTAGAATCCCTAATGGAATTGTTGATTTTTTTACTACTGTTCCTGTATCAGGTAAAGAAAAATCACCATTATTGTCAAATAAACCACTTAAAAAGCTACCCGAGGAATCACCTAGAGATAAAGCACGCCCAGGCGAAGGATTAGATATATCCTTAATTCCATCTAATATACTGTTTCTATTGAATAAATCGTCAAATAGACTTGGTGTACCAAGTAATTTTGAATTTCCACTTAATTTTCGCATCTGTTCAGCTCTGTCTAACAAACTCCCATCAAATTTATTAGATAAACTTGGCGTATATTTTAATGGTTCAAACAAACCATGCATATCATCTTTAAATTTACTTATGTCTTTATCAGCCTTTAATAGATCATTCAACTCATTATTAATTCCCGATTTCATTAGATTTAATAAGTTATGCTTAGAATCTTCTTTTTTGGCAATAACGTCAGCAAGCGCTTTAGCTTTAGCATCATTTAATTTCGTAGCTAGCATTGTTTCTAAAGCTTTACGTTTATCATGAGATTGGTCCAATATATTTTCTAAAATATCATCACTTGTAACATTGTCCCCAAAATGATGTTTGATTAAAGCTACAATTTGTTCGTTACTAGGATTTTTATGCATTATTTCATCAACGATTTTTGATGTATCTATATGATCAAATTTAGTTAATAGAATTGTTTTAATAAGTTCTTGCTTATCAGATGTTTTATCAAACATAGATTTTAAAATATCATCACTCGTAGTAGTAGATAAGTTATCTAACTCACTAACAACTTGACTCGCGATTTGTTGATCTGTTTTACCTTTTGTATCTATACGTTCTAAAATAGATTGTGCACTCTTTTCATCAAAAGTACCACTAACAATATCTTTTACAGCTTGTTCTTTATTATTTACAGATTGTAAATGATTTAATACAACGTCATTTTGTTTTTTTAGACTTTGTTGCGTTTTTTCTATTTCCTTTTTCAATTTTTCTTTGTTTTTAGCAGATATTGAGTCTCGTTCAGAAAGCTTTGAATCCAATATCTTTAAATTATTTTCTTTATTTTCGACATAATAATCTAAATTATCTTTTACTTTTGAATGGTTTGTCGTAACTTTATCGATGTCTTTTTTAATTTCGTCTGATTGTTGCATTTGATTACTCTTAGTATTAGATGTATCTTTAAATGCTAAACCGTCTTGGTTGTTTTCTTTAACAGCGCCTTCGTCTTTTTCTGAAGCCGTATTTTTATTTTCTTCACTATCATTCATATCTGCTATATCTTTACTTTCTTCATTTAGTTTACCCATATCAACTAAATGAGATATATCTTGCTTTGTATCTCTTTGATTTAAATTAGCATCA from Staphylococcus saprophyticus subsp. saprophyticus ATCC 15305 = NCTC 7292 includes:
- a CDS encoding MarR family winged helix-turn-helix transcriptional regulator, encoding MEHKEGNLEIIINQFYDATANINKAITNMVKELEPGRYLSYEQIETMYFIQHNEKVSINDLANKQRTYKTAASKRVKKLESKGYVQRVYSNDKRTKLLSLTHNGERLLKEMKINLTKEIKLLLLSCFVREDFEKFMYQLMNFEKTFLKKYY
- a CDS encoding YhgE/Pip domain-containing protein, with amino-acid sequence MKNAIKLFVMDLKKIAKTPAVLVILGGLALLPSFYAWFNLEATWDPYGNTKNIKVAVVNEDKGDTVKDKNVNVGNKITNKLKKDDNFDWQFVSRKKADHDLKMGDYYAAIYIPEKFTHQITGTLRKNPQQADVEYKVNQKLNAIAPKMTNAGTSAIVQKANEQFNETVTKALLDEANRLGVKLEEEIPTINKIEDAVSKANDSIPKINDFADKIIYLDENQDEIDNYADEFRALGNHKGEVIDAADKLNQVNAAIPTLNERAKLILALNDYMPNIENALNVASNDVPEAFPKINRGVDLASAGVDAGLQGLNEAQGYLPAVQQRVEGYQEVVDNAQEANQNANNRLQENVETEQQSSKGSDSYSNIKTSQISNSNSDNAGNNQNGTAISSEDVSAMESSLSKSLLSLSNYTDKQAESSQEDINALKNVTYGIISTDKPKDFKETLDNIKSRLEVTSKSNQKFIDILSELEDREKVDLSDEIKELESANNRINNLIKTQNQLSEALSNGSSGKEEAVELLKEIPRVNSSLDDLRNYIKSELNQKLLDVSNDVMSLLDDGDIKLSTVQSKLNTIDQVINSGESILTTGKDRVETIQSALPVIEQRYMDAMSIAQNYYPQFKQSVSNAASFIENDLPGLEQQLSDTTATVNNTIPTLFNRYDNLVDILDTNQPRAKESLHNLADFARNQLPDVEKDLAKANKLFDEIEDDDAVDKMVDLLKNDLKKQANVIANPINIDQKDIFPVKDYGSASTPFYTALAIWVGALLLVSLLTTDNKHKSLEPHLTTREIYLGKSGLFYTLGIIQALIVSIGDMVILKAQVESVVWFIAISVFSSLVFISIVYTLVSLLGNPGKAIAIIFLVLQIAGGGGTFPIQVTPEFFQVIHPYLPFSYSIDALREAVGGPVPEILTKKLVILSLFGIGFLLIGVIFKPITDPLMRKATEKAEESDVME
- a CDS encoding amidase domain-containing protein; its protein translation is MKQQKLLVCLLSTSLLIPSFSINDVSAESLEKSATTSESNDVYKEKDEEQAKQSHSSKNGNDEKNKASDEKENSERKSKLNSTKDERTTEDINNKRHKTSDNKSSNEKIPSSFENSFNDSSSYDSLNVFKPEPFRSDKDGLSELLNQLFSNNKMKQTSTIENNDVQNEKNDSHNDNTSIDQINPNTTYSDDSDESNTNNLEKNSDKGSLQDDIDDVQSSEKSENDDIDNKSESNKLPVDKNQKKDDGESKQSSQQDQSYEEANNDADNLDNKDNDTPATENDNANSDNENADKSDTKSDDKVLDAILDEYSEDAKNNKKQYDAQKDDLSNGNSKSKKNNSEKQASNTNANPQLPSESQLAKKEKPAQSFENDINQSNIRSTATFQQLPNLSDDNNNSNDITITESKNTRDFIKTVAQDAHDIGQDEDIYASVMIAQAILESDSGTSDLASSPHFNLFGIKGAYEGQSATFNTLEDNGNHTFQISANFRSYPSKKESLEDYANLIKHGIDGNQDIYKPTWKSEAYSYRSATMHLATTYATDSQYADKLNSIINHYDLTQFDNKKMPDLDNYKANKDDYDSAFKPFSETTNDSPYPHGQCTWYVYNRMAQFDKYVSGDLGDARNWNNRAERKDYAVSSTPKAHTAVVFEAGQQGADQIYGHVAFVEKVNDDGSIVISESNIKGLGIVSYRTIDADAATELSYITGNN
- a CDS encoding GA module-containing protein → MTSTPSVEAKDKADLNIETHSNSENTLEKRIQEGKEKIDKLKNIKDSQKDASIKEITKAKSTEEVEAILKKAKKVDNKIIEQNRVQSHLIENDKKEVSEDKKSVKSELDSKKNIVSSVKEKSNHIEEQDSIDLFDQEDLQDNTFDANLNQRDTKQDISHLVDMGKLNEESKDIADMNDSEENKNTASEKDEGAVKENNQDGLAFKDTSNTKSNQMQQSDEIKKDIDKVTTNHSKVKDNLDYYVENKENNLKILDSKLSERDSISAKNKEKLKKEIEKTQQSLKKQNDVVLNHLQSVNNKEQAVKDIVSGTFDEKSAQSILERIDTKGKTDQQIASQVVSELDNLSTTTSDDILKSMFDKTSDKQELIKTILLTKFDHIDTSKIVDEIMHKNPSNEQIVALIKHHFGDNVTSDDILENILDQSHDKRKALETMLATKLNDAKAKALADVIAKKEDSKHNLLNLMKSGINNELNDLLKADKDISKFKDDMHGLFEPLKYTPSLSNKFDGSLLDRAEQMRKLSGNSKLLGTPSLFDDLFNRNSILDGIKDISNPSPGRALSLGDSSGSFLSGLFDNNGDFSLPDTGTVVKKSTIPLGILLFIIGGGLIWFIKRNKSKNCKY